Proteins from one Deinococcus sp. AB2017081 genomic window:
- a CDS encoding tripartite tricarboxylate transporter TctB family protein, whose protein sequence is MTDPVPPASVPARPGVSIPDLLVALGVTVIGVLLLIGTTQIPFGINAVVGPRVFPLIVAVGTLALGIVLTVQTLRGERAEPSAEEDTDPDAPADLKSPGIILGGFVLGSVLLAPLGFVVGTALMYFSVAYAFGERRYALMAGIALAVALVSYVVFTRGLGLNLPAGVLRGIL, encoded by the coding sequence ATGACTGACCCTGTTCCACCCGCTTCCGTGCCTGCCCGACCCGGCGTGAGCATTCCAGACCTGCTCGTCGCGCTGGGCGTCACAGTGATCGGCGTGCTGCTCCTGATCGGCACCACGCAGATTCCCTTCGGCATCAACGCGGTGGTCGGCCCGCGCGTCTTTCCGCTGATCGTCGCCGTGGGCACGCTGGCGCTGGGCATCGTGCTGACCGTACAGACCCTGCGCGGCGAGCGCGCCGAACCCAGCGCCGAGGAGGACACCGACCCCGACGCGCCCGCTGACCTGAAGTCCCCGGGCATCATCCTGGGCGGCTTCGTGCTCGGCAGCGTGCTGCTCGCGCCGCTGGGCTTCGTGGTCGGCACGGCCCTCATGTACTTCTCGGTGGCGTACGCCTTCGGAGAGCGCCGCTACGCCCTGATGGCCGGGATCGCGCTGGCGGTCGCGCTGGTGTCGTACGTGGTGTTCACGCGCGGCCTGGGCCTGAACCTGCCGGCGGGCGTGCTGCGGGGGATCCTGTAA
- a CDS encoding tripartite tricarboxylate transporter permease, whose amino-acid sequence MEALTALFAGFETALNPLNLLWALIGVTLGTLVGVLPGIGPALTVALLLPVTAKLPAVSAFIMFAGIYYGGMFGGSTTSILLNTPGESSSIITALEGNKMARRGRAAAALATAAIGSFVAGTIGTILLTFFAPAIADIAVTIPPSAKFALILLAFVTISATFGGSPLRGLISLFFGLSIGLIGTDLQSGQARFTLGRPELLDGIDFITVVIGLFAIGETLYVASRYRKTQDVIKLEGGATMGREDWRRSWKPWLRGTALGFPFGAIPAGGAEIPTFLSYTLEKKLSKHPEEFGKGAIEGVAGPEAANNASAAGVLVPLLTLGLPTSATAAILLAAFQQYGLQPGPLLFLTNADLVWGLIASLYIGNVMLLLLNLPLAPVWARLLLIPRPFLYAGILVFSTVGVYSLNNSVFDLFLLALFGVIGYGMRRFDFPVTPAIIGVVLGPTAESFFRTALQQSNGDATIFLKSPLTVFILLIVVIALVLPPILRARARRTTVTG is encoded by the coding sequence ATGGAGGCCCTCACCGCCCTGTTCGCGGGCTTCGAGACGGCCCTGAATCCGCTGAACCTGCTGTGGGCGCTGATCGGCGTGACCCTGGGCACCCTGGTCGGCGTGCTGCCGGGCATCGGGCCGGCGCTGACGGTCGCACTGCTGCTGCCGGTCACGGCGAAACTGCCGGCCGTGAGCGCGTTCATCATGTTCGCGGGCATCTACTACGGCGGGATGTTCGGCGGCAGCACCACCAGCATCCTGCTGAACACGCCCGGCGAGAGCAGCTCGATCATCACGGCGCTGGAGGGCAACAAGATGGCCCGCCGGGGCCGCGCCGCCGCCGCCCTGGCGACCGCCGCCATCGGGTCGTTCGTGGCCGGCACCATCGGCACGATCCTGCTGACGTTCTTCGCCCCGGCCATCGCGGACATCGCCGTGACGATCCCGCCGAGCGCCAAGTTCGCGCTGATCCTGCTGGCCTTCGTGACCATCAGCGCGACCTTCGGCGGCTCCCCGCTGCGCGGCCTGATCAGCCTGTTCTTCGGCCTGTCGATCGGATTGATCGGCACCGACCTCCAGAGCGGACAGGCGCGCTTCACGCTGGGCCGCCCGGAACTCCTCGACGGCATCGACTTCATCACGGTGGTCATCGGCCTGTTCGCCATCGGCGAGACGCTGTACGTGGCCAGCCGCTACCGTAAGACCCAGGATGTGATCAAGCTCGAGGGCGGGGCCACCATGGGCCGCGAGGACTGGCGGCGCTCGTGGAAGCCGTGGCTGCGCGGCACGGCCCTGGGCTTCCCCTTCGGCGCGATTCCCGCCGGCGGCGCGGAGATCCCCACCTTCCTCAGCTACACCCTGGAGAAGAAGCTCAGCAAGCACCCCGAGGAGTTCGGCAAGGGGGCCATCGAGGGCGTCGCCGGCCCGGAGGCCGCGAACAACGCCTCGGCCGCCGGGGTGCTCGTGCCCCTGCTGACCCTGGGCCTGCCGACAAGCGCCACCGCCGCGATCCTGCTCGCCGCGTTCCAGCAGTACGGCCTCCAGCCGGGCCCGCTGCTGTTCCTCACGAACGCCGACCTCGTGTGGGGCCTGATCGCCAGCCTGTACATCGGCAACGTCATGCTGCTCCTGCTGAACCTGCCGCTCGCCCCCGTGTGGGCGCGCCTGCTGCTGATCCCGCGGCCGTTCCTGTACGCGGGCATCCTGGTGTTCTCCACGGTGGGCGTGTACTCGCTGAACAACAGTGTGTTCGACCTGTTCCTGCTCGCGCTGTTCGGCGTCATCGGCTACGGCATGCGCCGCTTCGACTTCCCCGTCACGCCCGCGATCATCGGCGTGGTGCTGGGGCCCACGGCGGAATCCTTCTTCCGCACCGCCCTCCAGCAGAGCAACGGCGACGCCACCATCTTCCTGAAGAGCCCCCTGACCGTCTTCATCCTCCTGATCGTCGTCATCGCCCTGGTGCTGCCCCCGATCCTCCGGGCCCGCGCCCGCCGGACGACCGTCACGGGCTGA
- a CDS encoding aminotransferase class V-fold PLP-dependent enzyme, translating into MTQTAPAPMTPEVPEYTPLHRARLIAPGPVEVAPDVLLQLAQPQMHHRAKEGIAKLMEARAQLTQLLGDPYDAVITTTSGTGAFEGALISTTPPGARVVNAQAGKFSERWGEMAGRFGYDTHIVAAPWGHVLDPQEVADAARDAHTLLITHSETSTGALHDLHAIAQAARAQNPDLIIIADCITSYGVAELRPAAWGVDVIVSGSQKGTATPPGLGFVLFSPQVQERMIRNPEKGFYLDMTRELAGQKAGNTPQTPAINLIYALSTALDRLLSVPLDVLWAEQRRKTDALIAAGTALGAPAWAPRTSPAVAVLTPPAGITGRQVAGRLAEMGQRALPGQAPHEDTVFRVSTMGYADRYDALAIAGILEDAFAGLGVRFERGVAVQAAWAALKD; encoded by the coding sequence ATGACCCAGACCGCGCCCGCCCCGATGACGCCCGAAGTCCCGGAGTACACGCCCCTGCACCGCGCGCGCCTGATCGCCCCCGGCCCGGTCGAGGTCGCCCCGGACGTCCTGCTGCAACTCGCGCAGCCGCAGATGCACCACCGCGCGAAGGAGGGCATCGCCAAGCTCATGGAGGCCCGCGCGCAGCTCACGCAGCTCCTCGGTGACCCGTACGACGCCGTCATCACCACCACGTCCGGCACCGGGGCCTTCGAGGGCGCGCTCATCAGCACCACCCCCCCCGGCGCGCGCGTCGTGAACGCCCAGGCCGGCAAGTTCAGCGAACGCTGGGGCGAGATGGCCGGCCGTTTCGGCTACGACACCCATATCGTCGCGGCTCCGTGGGGCCACGTGCTCGACCCGCAGGAGGTCGCCGACGCCGCGAGGGACGCCCACACCCTCCTGATCACCCACAGCGAGACGAGCACCGGAGCCCTCCACGACCTCCATGCCATCGCGCAGGCCGCCCGCGCGCAGAACCCCGACCTCATCATCATCGCCGACTGCATCACCTCCTACGGCGTCGCGGAACTCCGCCCCGCCGCGTGGGGCGTGGACGTCATCGTGTCCGGCAGCCAGAAGGGCACCGCCACCCCCCCCGGCCTGGGCTTCGTGCTGTTCAGCCCCCAGGTGCAGGAACGCATGATCAGGAACCCCGAGAAGGGCTTCTACCTCGACATGACCCGCGAACTCGCCGGACAGAAGGCCGGGAACACCCCGCAGACGCCCGCCATCAACCTCATCTACGCGCTCAGCACCGCCCTCGACCGCCTGCTCTCCGTCCCCCTGGACGTCCTGTGGGCCGAGCAGCGGCGCAAGACCGACGCCCTCATCGCCGCCGGCACCGCGCTGGGCGCGCCCGCCTGGGCCCCCCGCACCAGCCCCGCCGTCGCCGTCCTCACGCCCCCCGCCGGGATCACCGGGCGGCAGGTCGCAGGCCGGCTCGCCGAGATGGGCCAGCGCGCCCTGCCCGGACAGGCCCCGCACGAGGACACCGTGTTCCGCGTCAGCACCATGGGCTACGCCGACCGGTACGACGCGCTGGCCATCGCGGGGATTCTGGAAGATGCGTTCGCGGGGCTGGGGGTTCGGTTCGAGCGGGGGGTGGCGGTTCAGGCCGCGTGGGCGGCGCTCAAGGACTGA
- a CDS encoding CAP domain-containing protein, producing the protein MASPTARRVLDRLLPVGPLLAAVLAAPAAHADTVAVSTVTEDALAALPWPPAPGSGVADALAFAQVVRQDFRSCGQDARPDARLNELAGRLLRGFKVDRAAFGAAGLPVKAAGMVVVPRLTSWERVRDSLANQCGQRVGYPRFGVAVEGGRAALVYARPAELDLGARAVWEQELLRRLNEARRQGQRCGDTLHPGVGPLAWDGTLSRAAAQHAAELPQYDFRGHVNPVTGSTPPTRAAAAGWPDPEVAETLAYDALTPDEAVRALLDSPPHCRIVMDARWMRVGLAESNGTAATAFATYWAQVYGR; encoded by the coding sequence ATGGCTTCCCCCACCGCGCGGCGCGTCCTGGACAGACTTCTGCCCGTGGGGCCGCTGCTGGCCGCGGTGCTCGCCGCCCCGGCCGCCCACGCGGACACCGTGGCCGTGAGCACTGTGACCGAGGACGCCCTGGCCGCGCTGCCGTGGCCCCCCGCGCCGGGCTCGGGGGTCGCGGACGCGCTGGCCTTCGCGCAGGTGGTGCGGCAGGACTTCCGGAGCTGCGGGCAGGACGCCCGGCCGGACGCGCGCCTGAACGAGCTCGCGGGGCGGCTGCTGCGCGGCTTCAAGGTCGACCGGGCGGCCTTCGGCGCGGCGGGACTGCCGGTCAAGGCGGCCGGCATGGTCGTCGTCCCGCGGCTGACGAGCTGGGAGCGGGTGCGGGATTCGCTGGCGAACCAGTGCGGGCAGCGGGTGGGCTACCCGCGCTTCGGCGTGGCGGTCGAGGGGGGCCGCGCCGCGCTGGTGTACGCGCGCCCGGCGGAACTCGACCTCGGCGCGCGCGCCGTGTGGGAGCAGGAACTGTTGCGCCGCCTGAACGAGGCGCGGCGGCAGGGGCAGCGCTGCGGCGACACGCTCCACCCCGGCGTGGGGCCGCTCGCGTGGGACGGCACCCTGTCGCGCGCCGCCGCCCAGCACGCCGCGGAGCTCCCGCAGTACGACTTCCGCGGGCACGTGAATCCCGTGACCGGCAGCACGCCGCCCACCCGCGCCGCGGCGGCCGGCTGGCCCGACCCGGAAGTCGCCGAGACCCTGGCCTACGACGCCCTGACGCCGGACGAGGCCGTGCGGGCCCTGCTGGACAGCCCGCCGCACTGTCGGATCGTCATGGACGCCCGCTGGATGCGGGTGGGACTGGCCGAGAGCAACGGCACGGCCGCGACCGCGTTCGCCACGTACTGGGCGCAGGTGTACGGGCGGTAA
- a CDS encoding FAD-dependent oxidoreductase yields the protein MRIVIVGGVAAGMSAASRARRFSKDAEIVVLDRGEWVSYGACGLPYVLGGDVDDFESLVARTPAQMRARGIGVHLNTEVTGIDAAARTLTVRDGAAGRTTTEPYDRLLIATGVSPVRPEWAVTDLGGVHVLKDIPDGQAIQASLEGAKRACIVGGGYIGLELAENFRARGLSVVMLEKGPDIAGRVLDHDFQRRVREVVEQQGVDVRCGTTVTGLTGRGGRVTGVQTDDGRVRADVVVVAVGVKPNVALAKAAGARIGKTGAVAVNARQETTVDGIYAAGDNTEATHRVTRRKAHIPLGLTANRMGRVAGVNMAGGDATFPGILGTGIFKVFELGVARTGLTQADADALGLKAHSVDVSSTDHASYYADARPIHVRLTAERGTGRLLGTQIVAHNHHSAKRVDVVAAFLQQRATVQDLFDSDLSYAPPFSSVWDVLLVAADRLHRELRAG from the coding sequence ATGCGAATCGTGATCGTGGGCGGCGTGGCCGCGGGGATGAGTGCGGCCAGCCGGGCGAGACGGTTCAGCAAGGACGCCGAGATCGTGGTGCTCGACCGCGGCGAGTGGGTCAGCTACGGCGCGTGCGGGCTGCCGTACGTGCTGGGCGGCGACGTGGACGACTTCGAGTCGCTGGTCGCGCGCACGCCCGCGCAGATGCGCGCCCGCGGCATCGGCGTGCACCTGAACACCGAGGTGACCGGCATCGACGCCGCCGCCCGCACCCTGACCGTGCGGGACGGCGCGGCCGGGCGCACGACCACCGAACCCTACGACCGCCTGCTGATCGCCACCGGCGTCTCCCCCGTCCGCCCCGAGTGGGCCGTGACGGATCTGGGCGGCGTGCACGTGCTCAAGGACATCCCGGACGGGCAGGCCATCCAGGCGAGCCTGGAGGGAGCGAAGCGCGCGTGCATCGTCGGCGGCGGGTACATCGGGCTGGAGCTCGCGGAGAACTTCCGGGCGCGCGGCCTGAGCGTGGTCATGCTGGAGAAGGGGCCGGACATCGCGGGCCGCGTCCTCGACCACGACTTCCAGCGCCGGGTGCGCGAGGTCGTGGAACAGCAGGGGGTGGACGTCCGCTGCGGCACCACCGTGACCGGCCTGACCGGCCGGGGGGGCCGCGTGACCGGCGTGCAGACGGACGACGGACGGGTGCGCGCCGACGTGGTGGTCGTCGCCGTGGGCGTGAAGCCGAACGTGGCACTCGCGAAGGCGGCCGGCGCGCGGATCGGGAAGACCGGCGCGGTCGCCGTGAACGCCCGGCAGGAGACCACCGTGGACGGCATCTACGCCGCCGGCGACAACACCGAGGCCACCCACCGCGTCACCCGGCGTAAGGCGCACATCCCGCTGGGTCTGACCGCCAACCGCATGGGCCGCGTGGCCGGCGTGAACATGGCGGGCGGCGACGCGACCTTTCCCGGCATCCTCGGCACCGGCATCTTCAAGGTGTTCGAGCTCGGCGTGGCCCGCACCGGCCTCACCCAGGCCGACGCCGACGCGCTGGGCCTGAAGGCCCACTCGGTGGACGTGAGCAGCACCGACCACGCCAGCTACTACGCCGACGCGCGGCCCATCCACGTGCGCCTCACCGCCGAGAGGGGCACCGGGCGGCTGCTCGGCACGCAGATCGTCGCGCACAACCACCACTCAGCCAAGCGGGTGGATGTCGTCGCGGCCTTCCTCCAGCAGCGCGCCACCGTGCAGGATCTGTTCGACTCCGACCTGTCGTACGCCCCGCCGTTCTCCAGCGTGTGGGACGTGCTGCTCGTCGCCGCCGACCGCCTGCACCGCGAACTCCGGGCGGGCTGA
- a CDS encoding prephenate dehydratase, protein MTTPAPELTVAYQGNPGSYGEIAALNAVPGATETRGYPTFHEVAQAVESGEAAHGVLPVENSLMGAIHQAIDLLSETDLHVTGEVVVRVAHCLMALPGVALEDVRRVASQQPALDQCTALIRKHGWQPVAAHDTAGSAKNLAASGERDLAAIASRRAAELYGLNVLASNIEDEPFNFTRFMILNRHEPAPSDAPHKTSLVFAVRHTPGFLVETLNELRGLNLSRIESRPRRDRAWSYLMYVDIEGDARDPQVAQALAGVLRKASYAKIIGSYPMATGTVG, encoded by the coding sequence ATGACCACGCCGGCCCCAGAACTGACCGTCGCGTACCAGGGCAACCCCGGATCGTACGGCGAGATCGCCGCCCTGAACGCCGTGCCCGGCGCGACCGAAACCCGCGGCTACCCGACCTTCCACGAGGTCGCGCAGGCCGTCGAGTCCGGCGAGGCCGCGCACGGCGTGCTGCCGGTCGAGAACTCGCTGATGGGCGCGATCCACCAGGCCATCGACCTGCTCAGCGAGACCGATCTGCATGTGACCGGCGAGGTGGTCGTGCGCGTCGCCCACTGCCTGATGGCGCTGCCCGGCGTGGCGCTGGAGGACGTGCGCCGGGTGGCCAGCCAGCAGCCCGCCCTGGATCAGTGCACCGCCCTGATCCGCAAACACGGGTGGCAGCCGGTCGCCGCACACGACACGGCCGGCAGCGCCAAGAACCTCGCGGCGAGCGGCGAGCGCGATCTGGCAGCCATCGCCAGCCGCCGCGCAGCCGAGCTGTACGGCCTGAATGTCCTGGCGAGCAACATCGAGGACGAGCCGTTCAACTTCACGCGCTTCATGATCCTCAACCGCCACGAGCCCGCCCCGAGCGACGCGCCGCACAAGACCAGCCTGGTCTTCGCCGTACGCCACACGCCGGGATTCCTGGTCGAGACGCTGAACGAGCTGCGCGGCCTGAACCTGAGCCGCATCGAGAGCCGCCCCCGCCGCGACCGCGCGTGGAGTTACCTGATGTACGTGGACATCGAGGGCGACGCCCGCGACCCGCAGGTGGCGCAGGCGCTGGCCGGCGTGCTGCGCAAGGCGAGCTACGCGAAGATCATCGGCTCGTACCCGATGGCGACGGGCACGGTCGGGTAG